Part of the Armigeres subalbatus isolate Guangzhou_Male unplaced genomic scaffold, GZ_Asu_2 Contig207, whole genome shotgun sequence genome, aaagtgccctcagatttattaaatatttttccttcaaaatacgcaaaattttcgaattgctgtgcgtatacatgaacgatttttgttattgacagcacatgcaatttttaaatttggggagacttgacccctttcaatacgcaataaatatttttcccgCTAACcattcatcaaatctgtcaaatctacaaaaattagaaacctgagaacagatttatattttttaaatttttcgccaaattttgtatgggttactaatgggggatcaagtgtccccatattgaggcaattacttcaaatttgaatatactaaaactttgatggaatgttgacattttcgtcagtacagatcaataagcatatttatggctttgtgctgtgaaaaaatgaaagcatttggtcattgttaaaaaagctgttcaaattttgcgtggccaataaaaaaatctttagggaggtcaaaacatacaaaccgctctgcagaataaataaggttgtcaatccaaaaaataactcaccacataaaggtcatttgtctagaggatcatactaaaaaatacgcaagaacaaaactactttagttctcgataaaacagggggtgatcaagtctccccggggatcaagtctacccaccttcccctatagtttaaaaaaacctaacttaattcaccgagtggtaatactgcctttctcgcatttagccaagacaccaacatTATATGGCgattatatagttcgattccattttcttgataacttttaaacgcaatggtttatcgtgatcaaattcaatagtgatcaacaagcctttgtctcctatctaatgcaacttgttgcgagaaaatcggttaagaattactatatgaaaaagcggccatttttttttggttttcgtgtgcacacacacatatacacacgggcagacagacatttgttcagctcgacgagctgagtcgattggtatataacatcatgggtctctgagacttctataaaaagttcgattttggagtgaaatgatagcctttcggtacaactttgttgtacgtgaaaggcaaaaaggttttCTCTCCCAACGGCAAAATCTTGCGGGAGCTCCGAAAAATTCTTTACAGGGTTTTCACCATACTAGCCTGGGCGGCCTTAGAGTTGAAGAGAAAATCGTGATGAGTGCTTTTGCAGGGGATTCACAAGTATAATCAAGTAAACAAGAGATGGTTCACGTGCAAATGTCGAATTAATTCTATAAAATAGATTTGACAAATAGTCGAACTTGCCATCTTTGGATTGGTAGTGtacagaaattattttttgaggaACACACCCCCTGAATATTGCACAGACTTGAATCACAACCACAAAATTGCAGTCATCAAGCTGCAGCTGTGTGAAAACAACTATCTAAAAGATAATAACTTACTCTATATTTGATTCATTCAACCTACAGAAACGCTAGTCTCTTATCTCCACCACAGCATACGACTTGCTTCCGCTACATTCATATCTGAAGATCTATTAGCCAGACGAACACAAAACATTTGACAGTTGAAAGATTGATTTAAAATTTCCAACGTTGAAATTTAAATGATTTATTCCTCTAAGTTATGATTCATCACGTAAAACGTTGcaataattatttaaattttcaaatgtaattGCTCAAAATGTATTAGCTCAAATTTTCCGTATAAAGAgagatttttttctaagttcgtttttttggtaggctcaggcgtatATGATATTTTACAGAGTCACGATTCATTATGATATGTCTATTCGATATCATGTTATTATGGAAGGTTAGTAAGTGTGGGacataagccaacgtactcgtgatGACTCGAGGTTAAGATTACAGTTTTAAGGATGGACGAGACTTAGGATTCGGGAACAGGGAGTTTCTGCTGATCAttcgggcatttggcgtcagagACGGTATGGCGTATAATTGTGCTCTAGTAATTATAGCCTAGCCGCAACTCACGGTAGGAATTTATCACTGGGATAATTATGCTGAGACCGGGTCGCTTATGCTGTCAGTCGGTTACACTCTCACAGTCATACAAATTCATCCGAGAGGGAACAGAAAGGGAAAATCACCAGAAACTACGTTACGCTGGAAAAGGGAAACCACAGTTCTCAAATGCTGAGTGCTCAAAAGCCACACGTGTCGACCCTTCAGAAAGTGTCCAACCAGGATGAGGCCTGGAACTCCTTTCTGAGCACGGAAAACGGAAACAAATTGAAATTAGGTGTAAACTACTCAACTGTTAGGGAACACTGCATAAAAACCTAACCACCAACTATAATCGTTTTACAACTATTTATTCACCTAAACGGGCCTATTAGTGACGTCACTTTGGTTTTGGTAGGTTTGTGGTACTTGCGGTTTACAATTTTTCGGGATTGTGCGCTTGTTGGTTGGTAGAGGTGGTACGGGAACTGGTGGTGTGCGGGCTTCGGTGGCGGATTCCAAGGGCGGTTGAGGGGTGACCGAATTCACGCCGGAACATGAACCGGTCTGGGATGCTCGGTTTCGTTGGCGTCAAGCAATGGCGGTTCGTAGCTGGGTTCGGATGGACTAGACCGAATTTACGCCGTAACATAAACCGGTCGGTCTCCTCGATGAACCTTGGTGGAACGTTGGGGCTGGATGGGGTTTCTGTCCGTTTTGGGGATATTCCCGATCGGAATGTGTTGACGGATTCCAATCCTTCAGCCTTTATGACGTTGTTCCGGGGTTCTGGGAAGATCGGCTTGCCAGGCAAGCACTCGCAAAAAACACAAAAAGGCCCGTTGGACGGACCTGCCAAAGCAGATTAGCACATAATCACACATAATTTTGCCCATCCCGCCAGTACCACACTACATCCACAAACTTCCTTAAAACTAACATATTGGCATTTACCTTTTCGTGAGGCTAATTGGGTTTAAACAATGCTTCTTCACTCTTCTTGTGGCTTATTATATTCTATTATAATAGAAACAATGAAACAATTAGAACAATATAACATACACTTTTGTTCAACAACTAACCGTACTACTTCGAACTGTGATAATAGTTTTTAAGATCTACTACTATCGTAACTTTTAAGTTTTAACCTACAATGACACCAAAAAGTTTAACAATTTACACCATTTAATATTGAACAATTAACACTAACTTTAACTTTAGGATCACGTCGCGCACTTCTATTTCCTTTGATGGACACGGACAGAAAGAACGACATCGATTTAGGCCAAGCATATAAAACCTATGAATTTGAGAAACGGACACGAACATTTACTAATTTATGGTTTAACGGTCCTCTCTGGGTTACCTTTTTAATTTGCTTTGCGTACTTTCTTGCAAACAAGTACACGTTCAAACCGCTGCAAACAAACAATATGACAGTTGGATGACAGACATAACAGCATAAACGTGTGAGTTCTTTTGACAAGGACAGGGTCGGACTACTAAACAGAAAAAACTCACGAAGGATTAACAGGAAAACAAGGAATATTTGCTTGTGGTGGAGCTACAAGCTGTATTTTGTGACCAACGGTTACataatggttcgactgggagcatcttccggatggccagagagGCAGAGAcagcacgaaaaaaaaaactttgaggaaagaaacaaattaaagaacaaaaaaataatgatagCCTATATACAGACCATATCACGATCCCTTAAAAACATCTCTTATCTTCCAGAAGAGtagtttacctcgggccacaagggtatccaataactGCTCTCTGATACAATCCAGAGGCACTACTGGTTGAACTTCCGgagttattcctggaggaagttccgaaggaattcctggaggaagttccgaaggaattcctggaggaacttccggaggaattcctggaggaacttccggaggaattcctggaggaacttccggaggaattcctggaggaacttccggaggaattcctggaggaacatccggaggaacatccagaggaatttctggaggaacttccggaggaattcctggaggaacatccggaggaacttccggaggaattcctggaggaacttccgaaggaattcctggaggaacttccgaaggcattcctggaggaacttccggaggaattcctggaggcacttccggaggaattcctggaggaacttccggaggaattcccggaggaacttccggaggaattcctggaggaacttccggagggattcctggaggaacttccggaggaattcctggaggaactcccggaggatttcctggaggaacttccggaggaattcctggaggaacttccggaggaattcctggaggaacttccggaggaattcttggaagaacttacggaggaatttcaggaattcaggaggaattcctggaggaacttccggaggaactcccggaggatttcctggaggaacttccggaggaattcctggaggaacttccggaggaattcctggagaaacttccggaggaattcttggaagaactttcgggggaattcctggaggaacttccggaggaaattcaggaggaattcgtggaggaacttccggaggaaattcaggaagaattcctggaggaacttccggaggaattcctggaggaacttccggaggaattcctggaggaactaccgtaggaattattggaggaacttccggaggaattcctggagaaacttccggaggaattcctggaggaattcctgtagaacctTCCGGcgaaattcctggacgaacttctggaggaattcttccaggaagttTCGGGGCATTTCCTGTAGCAGCCTTCAGAGgacttggaaaatttctattgctTGAAATAAGCTCACGCTGATCAACGCCGTCGGACTTCTTGGATTCCGGAATTTCGTCAAATATCGATTTTCGAATTCAATTAATCGATCTTGATTGATGGACGCATATATTCCACGATTTTATTGCTGAGATCCCCACGAAATAGTCATTATCCGTAATTTTGGTCCGCCATCTTAAATTTTAAGACAAAATCGATTTACGAATCGCGTTCATCGATCTCGattgatagacacccatattgcatggtttcattGTTAAAACAAAACTGTTTCAAACTTGAAATTTCCAAAATGGTGTCGAATAACAATTTTCGAAATCTATTCATCGATCTCGTTTGATAGACATCCATATTGTATGATTATATTTCTGAGATCCCCATGAAATAATCATTATCCCTTATTTTTGTCCGCCATATTGGATTCCAAAATGGCGTTAAAATCGATTTTCGTATTCTTTTCGATAGATAGACACCTATATTGCCTCGAGATATACAAACGATCGATGAAACCattattcttccaaaaaatataaattagtttttcccttgaaaaagattTATTTATATGttgttatggatttttttttgttttgaaaaacgtGTATAATCCGCGTGATAAGCggctttttcaaaaatcgaccaaaaattcaattttttttttcgatttcctCGTGTTCTCCGACCTTGAagttgagcttgattgactgccaatAGTTGCTACtacattatgaccagatcagctgttcttggaCAGAGAAAActaacagatgtttgcttgggactagcactcatcttcaatgtacacgtGTACTGGTGGATCACATTTGctaggtcacactggcgcctgccaaGTCAGAATGCaaatcaatgtagggaaggggaagcaaaagatgatgcaatcactcgcccactacaagccgaatatacgtcggcacttgccacgagttcaagcGGAATTTTGATGCAATTGTTGGAAGAGGTTGACGacgggcagaggttcgtcttgattAACGAGTTGCCCAACTAATGTGATAGGAGATAGCAAAATTCTAATTGGATATAGAAAACGAGCTTTTCCgtttatttccaattctagcagttacTACTAAAATAGTTGGAGAATGTGGCGAATGAGGCTTAGCTTTTAAAGCCACGTAAATaaaactactactactactagaaTAGTCGATTTAAAGGTATaagatagaaatggaaacggtgtggaagtccatttcctgcTCTAGCAATTGctggaacatgagaaatatagagaaagatacaaagtaggaggaatgggacgagcctgggattgaacccgtgacctcctgcatatgaggcagaagcgatagccatatgaccaccaagctcgTCTTGATTTTCATGTGTATTTCGACCTTTTTAAAAAACCGCATAAAGAACTTTTTGGAAATTCGCGTAAAAAAACCACttaaatcccaaaatccgcgtaaaatagtcttctaaaaagcgaccccagtgtaagtagtattgaaaattttatcctatttttaaaattcatatcAGGTGGCTTGTAAAGTACACCGTACACAAGTTTCGTTTGACTAAGCTTAATGAATGCgtagtcaatttcactatcCTTTCCAGATTTACATATAAACGAAAATTTTAAATCGGATTTTATGTATGACTAGATGAACCAGCCCAATCTAGCTCAGGTTTTGTTTTCGATCTGTCAGTCATACTTTAAATCGATGTCAGTTCGAATTTTATAGCTTTCTTTAGAACTCATGAGAACGTTGCGTTTAAAAAGAATCCAACTCCTGATGCAACTCCCCGGGTTTGATTTCTGTTGCAACGATTTATAACCATTGATTGCAACAGACTTTGATTGGAACTGGATAGTTTCCACCGCAATTCAGCTTTGGCCAAGATATCAAGTACAGAATTTCCTAATAAACAAAGATAATTCTCAATATTATTTGGAAGACTACGGACAAGACAAAGACGAGAACATTTCTCAAACAATGATTTACTTTGAAAAAGAATAATACGAACCAGAAAGAATATACTTTAGGGGTTACACCCGCATTCTCACCTACTACGTTGACTAATAATATTATGTTAGTTGGTTTCACAATAATTTGTCCTGCAATTCCTAAACTAAGATATGTTGTATTTCAGCCATCTTGGCGGCaaccaaccacacgctacggtgCTGCCGAGATCTAATATTGGTAAGTATAACATCAGAATAAGAAGAACAACCTTTTGTATAATTTATTAACATATAATCCGAAATACAATCCATGGCCTTTGGTTATCCTGGGTGACCTTTATTGAATAATCTGGGTTTTCCCGTACTGCAGTTGTGAAATCTCCGACATGTTTGTCACAAAGCATTCTGTACGTCAAGACCACTATGAAGACAGTTCGGCTCGAAAATCGATTATGACTGATGAAAACTTTCTCCTAGACAAGTAACTGTAATAACCATATAGTAATATTATTAAAAACATTACAGTTACATTTCGAAAGCAGAGTGATAGTGCATCACAATACGAGCAGGCAATGTAACACAAAGTGAAGGTATGATTCTATCGCGAATGAATAGAAGAAGAATACTGCCTAGAAATTACCAATAAGGAAAAAACGCGCATAGCTAATGGTGAATTTGGACAATCCCAAAGAAAACGGTAATAAATGTTTCAGATGATATCAGTTCATACCCGAATAAATAGACTTCCCATAAACGTATCTAATCACACAGAAGGGGTTACGTACTGACATCGATAAGAAAATGATAACTTGAAACAATCATATTTGCTACCGTTCCATTGAATTTCGTTTCATATGTTTATGCATGATTCGTCATTACAAAATTATAAATGAGATTAGTAATAGGGCCCAACAGCAGTTGGTAGCAGTAGTTTGGGCAAGATGAAAGTGTTAGCAGTATTTGCTTTGTGCGTAGCTGCAGTAGCTGCAGGTCCTGAGGAGGACGTCTGGTTGCAGTTCAACAGACGTATGCCCGGTGCATATTATAACCTGAAGGAACCAATTGCGAGATCCCCAATAACAGGACGAGTTGTCGGCGGCTTGGATGCTGATattgaaaatttcccatacCAACTGTCCTTGCGTCGCAGTGGATCTCACAGCTGTGGTGCTTCAATAATCTCCGATAGATGGGCTCTATCGGCCGCTCACTGCACGTATCCATTGCCAAGTGTTGCCATTGTGAGATCTAacgaatttcaacatattgcGGTTTCATTTTGTAACATTATTACCTATCTCTGCAGATTACACTTCGTGGAGGTTCTTCCAACCGTCTGGAAGGAGGCACAATATTCAATGTCGAGTTGATTGTAAACCATCCCCAATATGACGACTGGAACTTGGAAAATGATGTATGCGTTCTCCGCACTGAGGAATCACTTCAAGGACTGCACATCACTCCCATTCAGCTGGTACCAGCAAGCACTTATTACCCAGGAGGGACACGTGCTGTTGTGTCTGGTTGGGGTCTAACGGTAGCATgttttattgatcaacatttcaaCATCTATGCTTATTCGGATAAATCAATCTACTTTCAGAGCGTACCTGGATCTCTGCCAGTCACGTTACAAATGGTTGACATTCCAGTGGTCGATCAGGAAACATGCAGTGCTGGGTGGCCAGCCGGCTGGGTCACTGATGAGTAAGTGTATTGCGATTGAACAGCTAATACGACAGCGGGAGAGgcatttattgtattgtattttactTCAGCATGATTTGTGCCAGCGAGCCAGGACGCGATGCCTGCAATGGAGATAGCGGTGGCCCACTGGTTACTGGAGGTCGTCAGATCGGTATTGTGTCGTGGGGAGCCACAAACTGCCTCGGTAATGAACCTGGTGTCTACGCACGTGTGGCTTTTCCTTTGATCCGTAACTGGATCGCGGAAACAACTGGAGTTTAACGTTTTTACAAGGCTAGGAAAACtttaataaaaacatgatattttgtaaatattattatttattaagttCATcccgttttttttataaaaaaatcgatagGCATTTCTGGCTGCGGTTCAACAAAACCATTCAAAACGGTGATTCGCTTTTGGAAGTAgaaggaatgacggctttggcaggttttgttctattattggcaggggtttttttatgactgactaggctcaaatttggcctaagcattctttgcatatcaaagaatattgtggccaaatttcataaaatttggtcgacaaaaacccccctgccaataatagaacaaaacctgccaaagccatctTTCCCCCTAATCAAATCTTAAGCGAGGAGGATTTTCTTCCTCTTCATTGACATTACAACCACCAAAGGAACATTGTTACCTGGCACCAAATTGTTCAATGAACAATTCCACTGTTATAtaaaagacggtcaaaagttCAAGCGTAATTTAAAACGACAGAAATTTAAGTGTGATCCACTTTACAAGTTCTTTGTTTCAATCATACATCAGAAAAAACTTGATTgattcacctagcggtgttggtgcatTTCTGCTGCGTTGGAAAAGATAAAATGCAAATAAGAAAAATCTGAAACAGCACTGATAGGTAGATTAGACACATCACTCACATTTGGTTATACTTACTTTAAGAATACAGTCGAACGCAACTTATTGTGAGCTTCCGGATGAGTATAACTGTCAAAAGCATGATTTTTCTAAacgttttaaaatatatttctatgtattttggccatagtaCCGGATGCATTGTCAGATCAAGTCGATTTCACTGCGCaacaaattatgaaaaaaaatcgcttcaagatgttttcaaaaattaacTGAGGCTTAAGTGATccggatgaaaaaaaaattgaaaaaaatggaacTTCAAAGTTATTTGGCTACAAAATCCAAGTTATCAACCCGGCACTGCATACATGTGTCTTCAGTATTTTCACCGTTTTTCAATTGactttgattttgttttacaatctctgaaatgctaatagacatCCTACAAAAAGTATTACTGccgatgttctaggttctccaaattatccaGGAGTTTAGAGAGATCGGTCTTCCGGGTAAACTACAGCTGATATGGAATCGAAGTTAACTGTTTATGTCCATACAGGCAGCTCGCAGAGTCCAAGGGTATTATTTACAATTCAGTTTTCCGTGCGCAAATGTTCTAGgtactccaaattgttctggagtttataCCGTTGGCAGTTATCTACATCTGGTTAAACCGTTAGCATCCCATCAAGGCTATACTgttcaaaaaatatgatttacaaTACAAATATGCAAGAAAGGATGCTCTAGATTAGTTGCTCACAGCATGTATACTATCATGGGCTACACAGCTATTCTGAACTGTTGAAGCAGGCCGCTGAATATTTGGTTCTTATTCACTTGGCATAAGATGAGTAAGACAGAGACCGTCTTCAATGTTTCGCACATGCTTCTACTTGCTTCATCTTGAAGGACAATGATCGGTAGTGatgaaattttttggaaaacaatAGAACGCGGCTTTGCAATCCAGAACGACAGTTTGTTTTGAGTCCTGGAGATGTTTAGTCCAGTAGGAATTGATCAGTTGTGAAAAATCTCACTGATTTCTTTCCCGGACCATGCTTCAAGGTACAACCAAAAATTAATTAAAGATTGGGATCCCTTATTATCGGGAgtaaagaaatatctggaaaaaaaatggaatgcgGCTTTACAATCCAAAACGAAAATTTGGTTGGAATCCTGGAGATATTTAGTCCAGAAGGAATTGGTTAGTTGTGAAAAATCTCACTGTTCTCTGATTGGGATCCCTCATGATCGgaagtgaagaaatttttggaaaaaattgaaCGCGGCTTTACAATCCAAATCGAAACTTTGTTCGGAGTTCTGGAGATGTTTAATCAAAAAGGTATTGGTGAGTTGTGAAAAATCTAACTAATTTTCTCCACAGATCGCGCGTCAAGATGAACaaaaaaataactgaaatgtgTTGTCCCTTGTAATCAGaagtgaagaaattcttggaaaaaattaaatacGGCTTTGCAATCCAAAACGATAGCTTGTTTGGAGTTTTGGatatgtcttgaaaatatcctgGAAAAAACAGAATTACAGAAATTaacgtaatttaaaaaaatcaggagggttatttacaaagcaataatTGTTACTCCGTTATTGTCAGGATAGCTGTAGCTACACAGAGAACGAACAGATGATATTTGGGACTTCCGGGTccaaaccttactataatccaatgttatgcgccaaccgatgctgccgatctgcaagacaaagtgaacttctacagtcaactcaatgccgtcgtagataaaattccgaagggtgatatcaagatctgttcttcaatgcgaagatcgcaTCCgaaactcgaaccatgagcgcattatgggactcCATGctttcggagaaatgagcgaaaacggagagctgttcgcagaattttgtggtaataacgacatggtgatcgggggatcgctcttccctcatcaaccggttcacaaggtcacgtgggtctcccgtgatggctttacagaaaatcaaatcgaccacatctgtatTAGCCGATATCGcttctgatcatcacctcctcatcggcgaaatacgcctgcgcattgcgcggattcgtcaggaggaggagagagttggacgacggttcaacacacccCTATTGGaggatgccacggtgaaacggtccttctttgaagaactggagacgcgtgctgcaggtattccggaaggtggcagcgtggaagaccaatggaccgtcatcaagaatgccttcatcgccaccagcgagaacaatctgggcgaactgcgcacccagagaaaacaatggatcaccgatgagacctggaggaagacagaggagcgaagagaagccaaagccgcgatagagcgatcaaaaaccagaggagccaaagtcttagcccgtcaagaTACTCGGcttttgagaaggaagtaaaacactccacgggacaagcgagcgtgggcagactctctgacaaccggggacattcgcctcctctacgatatctcacgacgcttaagcggggcgaagatgaatgcaacgatgcctgtgaaagacgcgaatgatcagttattgaccgacccaactgaccagctgaaacgctggttcgagcacttcgagcaactttttcaagtgccagccaggctacca contains:
- the LOC134203713 gene encoding trypsin-7-like: MKVLAVFALCVAAVAAGPEEDVWLQFNRRMPGAYYNLKEPIARSPITGRVVGGLDADIENFPYQLSLRRSGSHSCGASIISDRWALSAAHCTYPLPSVAIITLRGGSSNRLEGGTIFNVELIVNHPQYDDWNLENDVCVLRTEESLQGLHITPIQLVPASTYYPGGTRAVVSGWGLTSVPGSLPVTLQMVDIPVVDQETCSAGWPAGWVTDDMICASEPGRDACNGDSGGPLVTGGRQIGIVSWGATNCLGNEPGVYARVAFPLIRNWIAETTGV